From a region of the Gammaproteobacteria bacterium genome:
- a CDS encoding Nif3-like dinuclear metal center hexameric protein, producing MISLKELVTYCDSLLTVERYRDYCPNGLQVEGRPEVRRIVTGVSASQALIDAAVTDAADLLLVHHGFFWKGEPAPVTGIKRRRLAALLKHDVSLLAYHLPLDGHEQYGNNAQLAHLFGFEVEGRFGGESGDGVGMYGRLPHAMTPEALGRQIELRLGRTPLHLSGGQHAMIERVAWCSGAAQSYIEAAQALEVQAFISGEVSEYTTHWVRETGVEYFAAGHHATERYGVHALGEHLAEQFQLQHHFIDIDNPV from the coding sequence ATGATCTCCTTGAAAGAATTGGTGACTTATTGTGATTCGCTGCTGACGGTGGAGCGCTATCGCGATTATTGTCCGAATGGATTGCAGGTCGAAGGGCGTCCCGAGGTACGGCGGATCGTGACCGGTGTCAGCGCCAGTCAGGCTCTGATCGATGCGGCGGTGACGGATGCGGCGGATCTGCTGTTGGTACATCACGGCTTTTTCTGGAAAGGCGAACCCGCGCCGGTCACCGGCATCAAACGCCGGCGTTTGGCGGCACTGCTGAAGCATGATGTCAGCCTGCTGGCCTATCACCTGCCGCTGGATGGGCATGAGCAATATGGTAACAACGCGCAGTTGGCGCACTTGTTTGGGTTTGAGGTTGAGGGACGTTTTGGTGGTGAGTCAGGCGATGGGGTCGGCATGTATGGGCGCTTGCCGCATGCCATGACGCCGGAGGCGCTGGGGCGGCAGATCGAATTGCGTCTGGGGCGTACGCCATTGCATCTGAGTGGCGGCCAACACGCGATGATTGAACGTGTCGCCTGGTGCAGTGGCGCGGCGCAAAGTTATATCGAGGCTGCGCAGGCGCTGGAGGTGCAGGCGTTTATCAGTGGCGAAGTTTCGGAATACACCACACACTGGGTGCGCGAGACCGGGGTTGAATATTTTGCAGCCGGTCATCATGCGACCGAACGTTATGGCGTCCATGCCTTGGGCGAGCATCTTGCCGAGCAGTTTCAGTTGCAGCATCATTTTATTGATATTGATAACCCTGTATAA
- a CDS encoding DUF3341 domain-containing protein: protein MRRYHIMGLFKDFEEAFAAIADIRNHKIPGVSVDDVTLKSPIEHPEVEEVLGDRGSPVPKFTLFGALFGATFGFLFLSSAQATFLVQPQGGKPVVPLPSNIVLTYELLILFGVLFTVVGFLISARMMTRRHPLYSEKVSLDQIGVMLEVDEKNLNPVKELFKQHKVLEIREEVAS, encoded by the coding sequence ATGAGACGTTATCACATCATGGGATTGTTCAAGGATTTCGAGGAGGCATTTGCCGCCATCGCCGATATCCGTAATCACAAAATTCCGGGGGTTTCGGTTGACGATGTCACCTTGAAGTCTCCAATCGAGCATCCGGAGGTGGAAGAAGTGCTGGGGGATCGTGGTTCGCCGGTGCCTAAATTTACCTTGTTTGGTGCTTTGTTCGGCGCAACCTTTGGCTTTCTGTTTTTGAGTTCGGCGCAGGCCACTTTTCTGGTGCAGCCACAAGGTGGAAAGCCAGTGGTGCCATTGCCGTCAAACATTGTGTTGACCTATGAATTGCTGATTCTGTTTGGTGTGTTGTTCACGGTGGTGGGTTTCTTGATCAGTGCCCGGATGATGACCCGTCGCCATCCGCTTTACTCGGAAAAGGTCAGCCTTGATCAGATTGGTGTGATGCTGGAAGTGGATGAGAAAAATCTGAATCCGGTAAAAGAATTGTTCAAACAACATAAAGTGTTGGAAATTCGCGAAGAGGTGGCTTCATGA
- the tatB gene encoding twin-arginine translocase subunit TatB has protein sequence MFDVGFWEILVIAVVALLVVGPDEFPTLVRKASQALSKARQFASAVKTEFQREVEKAEEIKRKIEQETRIAELHKMLDPRQMELPVDNDPRRAAPSTPSDADTSAQASIADQTQSPVVTSSDHKHEPTQKS, from the coding sequence ATGTTTGACGTCGGCTTCTGGGAAATATTGGTCATCGCCGTTGTCGCCTTGCTGGTGGTGGGGCCGGATGAATTCCCGACCCTCGTGCGCAAGGCCTCGCAGGCGCTATCCAAGGCGCGCCAGTTCGCCAGTGCGGTGAAAACCGAGTTTCAACGCGAAGTTGAAAAGGCGGAGGAAATCAAGCGCAAGATCGAGCAGGAAACGCGCATCGCCGAACTGCACAAAATGCTGGATCCTCGGCAAATGGAGCTGCCGGTGGATAACGATCCGCGTCGTGCTGCGCCATCAACGCCTTCGGATGCCGATACGTCGGCGCAAGCCTCAATTGCGGATCAGACGCAATCTCCTGTAGTGACGTCATCCGATCACAAGCATGAACCCACCCAAAAATCCTAA
- the nrfD gene encoding polysulfide reductase NrfD yields the protein MQTKDINENIEWAKINADVLRSMENPRIGYWIAVATCIAMVSCAVVAEIYQYQTGIGVANLSWPQMWGLYIATFVFWIGMSHSGTLLSAILHIVHADWRKPIYRFAEAMTTFSLMTAGLFPIIHLGRVWNMYWVLPYVSDRGIWPNFRSPLSWDAFAITTYLTSSALFLFIGMIPDLAICRDNARGWRQKLYTVLSLGWQGDDRQWRHFRKIYLLMACFLIPLAVSVHSIVSADFSMSIMPGWHVTTFPPYFVAGALYSGCAAIITLFIILRYFFRFEEYMTIPILEKICKLTFAIAMVWSYLNLVEFAATWYGHDQVAKELLLWKFNGPYAPFFWTMLFCGSVMPFALAFEKLRRHLPTMFVVSLLLNLGMWLERWMIVGPTLSLSYEPFAWDINWPSMVQWAIVFGSFGWFGLLFLVFVKVFPSVSMYEVKEMVFHRRRAHRPDFAVELHRRATDPQPGRSPQPGQNPSTEGA from the coding sequence ATGCAGACAAAAGATATTAACGAGAATATTGAGTGGGCAAAGATTAACGCGGATGTGCTGCGAAGCATGGAAAATCCGCGCATTGGGTATTGGATAGCGGTTGCTACGTGCATAGCGATGGTAAGTTGCGCTGTGGTGGCCGAAATTTATCAATATCAAACGGGCATTGGTGTGGCTAATTTAAGTTGGCCGCAGATGTGGGGGCTTTATATTGCCACCTTCGTTTTCTGGATCGGCATGAGCCATTCCGGAACGTTATTGTCGGCGATTCTGCACATCGTGCATGCCGACTGGCGTAAACCGATTTACCGGTTCGCCGAGGCAATGACAACGTTCTCGTTGATGACGGCGGGTTTGTTCCCCATCATTCACTTGGGTCGCGTCTGGAATATGTACTGGGTATTGCCCTACGTCAGTGACCGTGGCATTTGGCCGAACTTCCGTTCGCCGCTGTCGTGGGATGCGTTCGCGATCACGACCTATCTGACCTCGTCGGCCTTGTTCCTGTTCATAGGGATGATTCCTGACTTGGCGATTTGTCGCGACAATGCCCGTGGCTGGCGCCAGAAACTTTATACCGTGCTGTCGCTGGGATGGCAGGGTGATGATCGTCAATGGCGCCACTTCCGTAAGATTTACCTGTTGATGGCGTGCTTCCTGATCCCGCTGGCAGTCTCCGTGCACTCGATCGTATCGGCTGACTTTTCAATGTCGATTATGCCGGGCTGGCATGTCACCACCTTCCCACCGTACTTCGTTGCGGGTGCTCTCTACTCGGGTTGTGCGGCGATCATCACGCTGTTTATCATCTTGCGCTACTTCTTCCGTTTCGAGGAATACATGACGATTCCGATTCTGGAGAAAATTTGTAAATTGACCTTCGCCATCGCCATGGTTTGGAGCTATCTGAATCTGGTTGAGTTTGCCGCTACTTGGTATGGTCATGATCAAGTCGCCAAAGAGCTGCTGTTGTGGAAGTTCAATGGCCCTTACGCGCCATTCTTCTGGACGATGTTGTTCTGCGGTTCAGTCATGCCGTTTGCCCTGGCCTTCGAGAAACTGCGCCGTCACTTGCCAACGATGTTTGTGGTTTCGCTGCTGCTCAATCTCGGCATGTGGCTGGAGCGCTGGATGATCGTGGGGCCAACGCTGTCACTTTCTTATGAACCCTTCGCTTGGGATATCAACTGGCCGAGCATGGTGCAATGGGCAATCGTCTTCGGCAGTTTTGGTTGGTTTGGTTTGTTGTTCCTGGTGTTTGTGAAGGTGTTCCCGTCAGTCTCGATGTATGAAGTGAAGGAAATGGTCTTCCATCGCCGTCGCGCACATCGTCCGGATTTCGCGGTCGAACTCCATCGCCGTGCGACCGATCCGCAACCCGGGCGGAGTCCGCAGCCTGGACAGAACCCGAGCACAGAAGGAGCGTAA
- a CDS encoding phosphoribosyl-ATP diphosphatase gives MTADVLSQLAQVLEQRKQAAADSSYVAGLYAKGLDAILKKIGEEATETVIAAKSGDRGQIVYEVADLWFHTLVLLAQQGLHPDEVLKELERRFGLSGIDEKASRTPK, from the coding sequence GTGACGGCAGACGTACTCAGCCAATTGGCGCAGGTGCTGGAACAGCGCAAACAGGCCGCAGCGGATTCCTCTTATGTCGCCGGTCTGTATGCCAAAGGTTTGGATGCCATTCTTAAAAAGATTGGCGAGGAAGCGACTGAAACGGTAATCGCCGCCAAGTCAGGCGATCGTGGCCAGATTGTGTATGAAGTCGCCGATTTATGGTTTCACACCCTGGTATTGTTGGCGCAACAAGGCCTGCATCCGGATGAGGTATTGAAAGAGCTGGAGCGGCGTTTTGGTCTTTCCGGTATTGATGAAAAGGCGTCACGTACGCCGAAATAA
- the tatA gene encoding Sec-independent protein translocase subunit TatA codes for MGFSLWHLLIVLLIVLLLFGTKRLRTIGSDLGGAVKGFRDSMSNGKEGDKDKENEGRQVMERKDEGRVIDAKSEVKDKDRA; via the coding sequence ATGGGCTTTAGTCTCTGGCATTTATTGATAGTGTTGTTGATTGTGTTGCTGTTGTTCGGCACCAAACGCCTACGCACGATTGGTAGCGATCTTGGTGGCGCCGTCAAAGGTTTTCGTGATTCCATGAGTAATGGTAAAGAAGGCGATAAAGACAAAGAAAATGAGGGTCGCCAAGTCATGGAGCGCAAGGACGAAGGCCGTGTGATCGACGCCAAGTCCGAGGTGAAGGACAAAGACCGCGCCTGA
- a CDS encoding molybdopterin-dependent oxidoreductase — MSGNEINRRDFLKFMGIGGASAAALSGCDMPTTVTLEEGKEKVAAYLVPEEYVIPGVGVWFASTCQQCGAGCGVHGRVREGRLLKVEGNPDSAINWGGLCQMGQAGLQGHYNPDRLSKPLVRKNGSLVEVSWNEAWALVEEKTSAVKGDRAAWLTGSVSGHQAALLSKLQDSVGSKNHFVYEVINNRVAEAVNEAMLGEAVPRYRFDKAKAILSFGADFLGTWVSPVHFTYEYAGFRSGDRGVLITVEPKMTLTGANSDLWVAIRPGTEGVLALGIANVLLTKHQVDGSRLPAAARDAIAQYTPDKVTEITGVAGDTVVKIATYLKQRSPSLVLSGASAHDHANGYQSAAAIMMLNVLLGNVGQTIESSGGFPVKELTAKRGSSKALADFAALADQGALDVAFIYGANPVFTAPAHMKFADKLAKVHFKVALTLFADETTAMADVVLPLASPYESWGTMVAAYQPQEMTLGMQQPLMQPLYAETRSFGDVLLALLKKRNAADYQRYDDYYAYLRNAMTQLPAGLRQGKSDAEFWDTTVQKGLLKVSTTAPALKANVPDLTQKTAAAASDFPFHLVPSARLGLWDGRHANLPWLQEAPDQVSKVYWDSWAELHPKTAAQLGVKEGDFIRIESDQGAIEAQVYVFKGVHPEVVAVPMGQGHENYGRYASKRGVNPLKIVSAVTDEKTGEIATHATRVKITKTGKSSQLPRLGGSDRQAGRRLVGTVTADVFRKTEGGSNVA; from the coding sequence ATGAGTGGTAACGAAATAAACCGCAGAGACTTTCTAAAATTCATGGGGATTGGGGGCGCAAGTGCGGCGGCCCTCAGTGGTTGCGATATGCCAACCACGGTGACGCTGGAAGAAGGCAAGGAAAAGGTTGCTGCCTATCTGGTGCCTGAAGAATATGTAATCCCAGGGGTGGGTGTGTGGTTCGCCTCGACCTGTCAGCAATGTGGTGCCGGATGCGGCGTGCATGGCCGTGTTCGTGAGGGCCGGTTGCTTAAGGTGGAAGGCAATCCCGATTCCGCGATCAACTGGGGTGGTTTGTGTCAGATGGGGCAGGCGGGATTGCAGGGGCATTACAACCCTGATCGCTTGAGCAAGCCGTTGGTGCGCAAAAACGGCAGCCTTGTTGAAGTCTCATGGAATGAAGCCTGGGCGTTGGTGGAAGAAAAGACCAGTGCCGTGAAGGGTGATCGTGCCGCCTGGTTGACGGGTTCTGTCAGTGGCCATCAAGCTGCGTTGCTCTCCAAATTGCAGGATAGCGTCGGTTCCAAAAATCATTTCGTGTATGAAGTCATCAATAATCGCGTTGCCGAAGCGGTAAACGAGGCGATGCTGGGTGAAGCCGTGCCACGTTATCGCTTCGATAAAGCCAAGGCGATTCTGTCTTTCGGCGCTGATTTCCTGGGCACCTGGGTATCGCCAGTTCATTTCACTTATGAATATGCCGGGTTCCGTAGTGGTGATCGTGGGGTGTTGATCACGGTTGAGCCGAAGATGACATTGACCGGTGCGAATTCAGATTTGTGGGTAGCCATTCGCCCGGGAACGGAAGGCGTGTTGGCGCTGGGAATTGCCAATGTGCTGCTGACCAAGCATCAAGTCGATGGTTCGCGGCTGCCGGCGGCGGCGCGTGACGCCATCGCACAATATACGCCAGATAAAGTCACCGAAATCACGGGCGTTGCCGGTGATACTGTGGTCAAGATTGCCACTTATCTCAAACAACGCAGCCCGAGTCTGGTGTTGTCGGGTGCCTCAGCCCATGATCATGCCAATGGTTATCAGAGCGCGGCTGCCATCATGATGCTCAATGTTTTGCTGGGCAACGTGGGGCAAACCATTGAATCCTCCGGCGGTTTCCCGGTGAAGGAATTGACGGCCAAACGCGGCAGTAGCAAGGCGCTGGCTGATTTTGCTGCACTGGCGGATCAGGGGGCATTGGATGTTGCCTTTATTTATGGGGCTAACCCGGTCTTTACTGCGCCCGCGCACATGAAGTTCGCAGACAAGCTGGCCAAGGTTCATTTTAAAGTTGCATTGACCCTGTTTGCCGATGAAACAACGGCAATGGCGGATGTGGTATTGCCATTGGCATCGCCCTATGAATCTTGGGGAACAATGGTTGCGGCGTATCAACCGCAGGAAATGACGTTGGGCATGCAACAGCCCTTGATGCAGCCGTTGTATGCCGAAACTCGTAGTTTTGGCGATGTGCTGTTGGCGCTGCTGAAAAAACGCAATGCCGCTGACTATCAGCGTTATGACGATTATTACGCCTATTTGCGCAACGCCATGACTCAATTGCCGGCGGGGTTGAGGCAGGGCAAGAGTGATGCCGAGTTCTGGGACACTACCGTGCAGAAGGGATTGCTCAAAGTATCGACGACAGCGCCTGCGCTCAAGGCTAATGTTCCGGATCTGACGCAAAAAACAGCCGCTGCCGCCAGCGATTTCCCTTTCCATCTCGTGCCCTCGGCGCGTCTTGGGTTGTGGGATGGCCGTCACGCCAACCTGCCCTGGTTGCAGGAAGCGCCGGATCAGGTCAGCAAGGTGTATTGGGATTCCTGGGCTGAGTTGCATCCGAAGACTGCGGCACAGCTGGGGGTCAAGGAAGGTGACTTTATCCGCATCGAATCTGATCAAGGCGCCATCGAGGCTCAGGTCTATGTCTTCAAGGGGGTGCACCCCGAAGTCGTTGCCGTTCCCATGGGGCAAGGTCACGAAAATTATGGGCGTTATGCCAGCAAGCGGGGCGTCAATCCGTTGAAGATTGTGAGTGCGGTGACGGATGAAAAAACCGGCGAAATTGCGACCCATGCCACGCGTGTCAAAATCACCAAGACCGGTAAATCTTCTCAATTGCCGCGCTTAGGCGGTAGCGATCGTCAGGCGGGTCGTCGTTTGGTCGGCACCGTAACCGCAGACGTGTTCAGAAAGACCGAAGGAGGCAGTAATGTCGCTTAA
- the hisI gene encoding phosphoribosyl-AMP cyclohydrolase has translation MSEKWLDEISWTSDGLVPVIAQETGSGKVLMVAWMNREALALTVSTGRAVYWSRSRGKLWPKGEESGHVQRVLGIYLDCDADVILLEIEQVGGIACHTGRQSCFFKRLENGNWREVAPVLKDPAQIYPRGGA, from the coding sequence ATGTCAGAAAAGTGGTTGGATGAAATCAGTTGGACCAGCGACGGCCTGGTGCCGGTGATCGCCCAGGAGACCGGCAGCGGCAAGGTCTTGATGGTTGCCTGGATGAATCGCGAGGCGCTGGCGCTCACCGTCAGTACAGGCCGTGCTGTATACTGGTCGCGTTCGCGGGGCAAGTTGTGGCCCAAAGGCGAGGAATCCGGCCATGTGCAGCGGGTGCTGGGGATTTACCTGGATTGCGACGCAGATGTGATTTTGCTGGAGATCGAGCAGGTCGGCGGGATCGCCTGCCATACCGGTCGCCAAAGTTGTTTCTTCAAGCGGCTGGAAAACGGCAATTGGCGTGAAGTGGCGCCGGTGCTCAAAGATCCGGCGCAGATTTATCCACGAGGTGGCGCGTGA
- a CDS encoding 4Fe-4S dicluster domain-containing protein: MSLKNLLGDWSKYRKGHEEGGFHKYEHMWGLAIDLNKCIGCNACSVACYAENNLAVVGKDKMLSNQGMHWLRIERYWDEPQLGGDDRDFQERGASFLPMMCQQCNAATCEPVCPVAATYHTPDGLNAQVYNRCIGSRYCSNNCPYRLRYFNFYSYYESSWPAPLHMQLNPDLSVRDKGVMEKCTFCVQRIRTAKDTARAENRKVIDGEFNTACAQSCPTKAITFGDMLNPDSAVSKKWKAQQVELGKAEQHKANRDLRGYRVLEGLNTDPKVLYLERVREV, translated from the coding sequence ATGTCGCTTAAGAATCTTCTCGGAGACTGGTCCAAGTATCGCAAGGGCCACGAAGAAGGCGGTTTCCATAAATACGAGCACATGTGGGGGCTGGCGATTGACCTCAACAAGTGCATCGGTTGTAACGCGTGTTCCGTAGCCTGCTATGCCGAGAATAATCTGGCGGTTGTCGGCAAGGACAAGATGCTGTCAAATCAGGGAATGCACTGGTTGCGTATCGAGCGTTACTGGGACGAGCCGCAACTCGGTGGCGATGACCGCGATTTTCAGGAGCGCGGCGCCAGTTTCCTGCCGATGATGTGTCAGCAGTGTAATGCAGCGACATGTGAGCCGGTATGTCCGGTGGCCGCGACGTACCATACGCCAGACGGATTGAATGCGCAGGTTTATAACCGCTGTATCGGTTCGCGTTATTGCTCCAATAACTGCCCTTATCGTCTGCGTTATTTTAATTTTTATTCCTATTACGAATCTTCCTGGCCCGCTCCGCTGCATATGCAGCTGAATCCCGATTTATCGGTGCGCGATAAAGGCGTAATGGAAAAGTGCACCTTCTGTGTGCAGCGTATTCGTACCGCCAAAGATACGGCGCGGGCTGAGAACCGCAAAGTCATAGATGGCGAATTCAATACCGCCTGCGCTCAAAGTTGTCCGACCAAGGCAATCACCTTCGGTGACATGCTGAATCCTGACTCAGCGGTCAGTAAAAAGTGGAAAGCTCAGCAGGTGGAATTGGGTAAGGCCGAACAACACAAAGCCAATCGCGATTTGCGTGGTTATCGTGTTCTGGAAGGTCTCAATACCGATCCCAAGGTTCTGTATCTGGAACGGGTGCGGGAAGTCTGA
- the hisF gene encoding imidazole glycerol phosphate synthase subunit HisF — MGLAKRIIPCLDVDRGRVVKGVQFVGIRDAGDPVEIAKRYNEEGADELVFLDITASHEERETMVHVVEEVASQVFIPLTVGGGIRSRADIRRMLNAGADKVGINTAAVTNPEFVREAAESFGSQCIVVAIDAKCVSKPGEPQRWEIFTHGGRKATGLDAIEWARRMVSYGAGEILLTSMDRDGTRDGFDLALTRAVSEAVDVPVIASGGVGTLDHLVDGVVKGKADAVLAASIFHFGQHSVGEAKRYMAERGVEVRL; from the coding sequence ATGGGTTTAGCCAAGCGCATTATTCCCTGTCTTGATGTCGATCGCGGTCGCGTCGTCAAGGGCGTGCAGTTTGTCGGCATCCGCGACGCGGGCGATCCCGTTGAGATCGCTAAGCGTTATAACGAGGAAGGCGCCGATGAATTGGTGTTTCTCGATATCACCGCCTCGCACGAAGAGCGTGAGACCATGGTCCATGTCGTCGAAGAAGTCGCGAGCCAGGTGTTTATTCCACTCACCGTCGGCGGCGGGATTCGCAGCCGCGCCGATATCCGCCGCATGTTGAATGCCGGTGCCGACAAGGTGGGCATCAATACCGCTGCAGTCACCAACCCGGAATTCGTGCGTGAAGCCGCCGAATCTTTTGGCTCACAATGTATTGTCGTCGCCATTGATGCCAAGTGCGTGAGCAAACCGGGCGAACCGCAACGCTGGGAGATATTTACCCATGGTGGCCGCAAGGCGACGGGACTGGATGCCATCGAATGGGCGCGGCGCATGGTCAGTTATGGTGCCGGTGAGATACTGCTCACCAGCATGGATCGTGACGGTACCCGCGATGGTTTTGATCTGGCCCTGACGCGGGCCGTGAGCGAAGCGGTTGATGTGCCGGTCATTGCCTCGGGTGGCGTCGGAACCCTGGATCATTTGGTCGACGGCGTGGTCAAAGGTAAGGCCGATGCCGTGTTGGCGGCCAGTATTTTTCACTTCGGGCAGCACAGTGTCGGCGAGGCTAAGCGCTATATGGCCGAGCGTGGTGTCGAAGTGAGGCTCTAG
- the tatC gene encoding twin-arginine translocase subunit TatC: MNPPKNPKPYPPQQPLIAHLIELRNRLLRSVVAVVVVFLCLAPFARDIYALLAQPMLDKMPAGATMIATEVASPFIAPFKLTFLVAIAFSLPYLIYQAWSFIAPGLYRRERRIIFPLMVSGTALFFTGMAFAYYLVFPTVFSFMVATAPQGVAVMTDISKYLDFVLAMFLAFGLAFEVPVITVAAVYAGFVTPEKLAASRRYVIVGCFVVGAIFTPPDVLSQFMLAVPMWVLFEIGLLVSRFVVRSKEGSAAEEEKI; encoded by the coding sequence ATGAACCCACCCAAAAATCCTAAACCCTATCCCCCCCAGCAACCGCTGATTGCGCATCTGATCGAATTGCGTAATCGCCTGTTGCGCAGCGTAGTGGCAGTGGTAGTTGTGTTTCTCTGTCTGGCGCCGTTTGCCCGGGATATCTACGCGCTGCTGGCACAACCAATGCTGGATAAAATGCCCGCAGGGGCGACCATGATCGCCACCGAAGTGGCATCCCCATTTATTGCGCCATTCAAGTTAACCTTTCTGGTGGCAATTGCATTCAGCCTGCCGTATTTGATTTATCAAGCCTGGTCTTTCATCGCGCCGGGTTTGTATCGCCGTGAACGGCGCATCATTTTTCCATTAATGGTGTCCGGCACGGCCTTGTTTTTTACCGGCATGGCGTTTGCTTATTATCTGGTATTCCCGACGGTGTTCAGTTTTATGGTCGCTACCGCGCCGCAGGGCGTAGCGGTGATGACCGATATTTCGAAATACCTGGATTTCGTCCTCGCCATGTTCCTGGCGTTTGGCTTGGCGTTTGAAGTGCCGGTAATAACAGTGGCAGCGGTGTATGCAGGCTTCGTGACCCCGGAGAAGCTGGCCGCCTCACGGCGTTACGTGATTGTCGGCTGTTTTGTTGTCGGCGCCATCTTCACGCCGCCGGATGTGCTGTCCCAATTCATGCTGGCGGTGCCGATGTGGGTGCTATTCGAGATCGGACTGCTAGTGTCGCGTTTTGTGGTGCGCAGTAAAGAAGGTTCTGCGGCGGAAGAAGAGAAAATATAG
- a CDS encoding Do family serine endopeptidase yields the protein MRKVITFIVEAATAGLAFSFVLLLLFRPETFSRPTVEFLEAASPERVNAASLPGLISYAPAVEKAAPAVVNIYSRKVVAQRQLPFNDPFFQRFFGDRLPEPQQQVQNSLGSGVIISKQGHILTNNHVVEGADEIEVALHDGRTAAAKVVGTDPESDLAVLKIEAQQLPEIVIGQSDSLRVGDVVLAIGNPFGVGQTVTSGIVSATGRTHLGLSTFENFIQTDAAINPGNSGGALINTAGQLIGINSAIFSQSGGSQGIGFAIPMSIAKDVMKQIIEFGHALRGWLGVEAQDLTPALAESFGLKETAGAIIAGVQANGPAEKAGLRPGDIVVEVANTKIADSRALINAIASNPPRSKLTIKFLREGKIQNVDVTVGERPTPMTRQ from the coding sequence ATGCGCAAGGTAATCACATTCATCGTCGAAGCAGCGACAGCGGGACTCGCATTTTCGTTCGTACTCCTGCTTTTGTTCCGGCCCGAGACCTTTAGCCGGCCGACGGTTGAATTCCTTGAAGCCGCCTCGCCGGAACGGGTTAATGCCGCCTCGCTACCTGGCCTGATCTCTTACGCCCCGGCGGTGGAGAAGGCCGCGCCCGCTGTCGTGAACATCTATAGCCGCAAGGTTGTCGCCCAGCGCCAGCTCCCTTTTAACGATCCTTTTTTCCAGCGTTTTTTCGGTGACCGCCTGCCTGAACCACAACAACAAGTTCAAAACAGTCTTGGCTCCGGCGTGATCATTTCCAAGCAAGGGCATATCCTGACCAACAACCATGTCGTCGAAGGTGCGGACGAAATCGAAGTTGCACTGCACGATGGCCGCACCGCTGCCGCCAAGGTCGTAGGCACCGACCCCGAAAGCGATCTGGCGGTACTGAAGATTGAAGCTCAGCAATTACCTGAAATTGTTATTGGACAGTCTGATTCGTTGCGCGTCGGTGATGTGGTGCTGGCCATCGGCAATCCCTTCGGCGTCGGCCAGACGGTCACCAGCGGCATCGTCAGCGCCACTGGCCGCACGCATCTTGGCCTCAGTACCTTTGAAAACTTTATTCAGACCGACGCCGCCATTAATCCCGGCAATTCCGGCGGCGCCTTGATCAACACTGCCGGCCAATTGATCGGCATCAACAGCGCAATCTTTTCCCAAAGCGGCGGCTCGCAAGGCATCGGCTTTGCGATTCCGATGAGCATCGCCAAAGACGTCATGAAACAGATCATCGAGTTTGGCCATGCCTTGCGCGGCTGGCTGGGTGTCGAGGCGCAAGACCTGACGCCGGCGCTGGCTGAATCTTTTGGCCTCAAGGAGACCGCCGGCGCGATCATCGCCGGTGTTCAGGCAAACGGCCCGGCGGAAAAGGCAGGCTTGCGCCCAGGCGATATTGTTGTGGAAGTGGCGAACACCAAGATTGCCGACAGCCGCGCCTTGATTAACGCCATTGCCAGCAACCCGCCGCGCAGCAAGCTGACAATTAAATTCCTGCGCGAAGGCAAAATTCAAAATGTGGATGTTACGGTGGGTGAACGGCCGACGCCGATGACGCGGCAATAA
- a CDS encoding cytochrome c3 family protein, protein MDVQAEVPNAVPPVGEHKGDKVPQPIEFPHDIHADKNGINCMYCHTYARRSKVAGIPPTSKCMGCHTVIATDKPRIKQLTEYWEKHEPPQWNKVHDVPDFVHFTHEKHLRRFIFDNEGMDVSRASEVCAFCHGDIKKMTVANKVKPLNMGFCVRCHEKNGGPSDCWKCHK, encoded by the coding sequence ATGGATGTGCAAGCGGAAGTGCCTAATGCCGTGCCGCCTGTCGGCGAGCATAAGGGCGATAAGGTGCCGCAGCCAATTGAATTCCCGCATGACATCCACGCGGATAAAAACGGCATCAATTGCATGTACTGTCATACTTATGCGCGTCGCAGTAAGGTTGCGGGTATTCCCCCGACCAGTAAGTGCATGGGTTGCCACACGGTGATTGCCACGGACAAGCCGCGGATCAAGCAGTTGACCGAGTACTGGGAAAAGCACGAACCGCCGCAGTGGAACAAGGTTCATGACGTCCCGGACTTTGTGCATTTCACGCATGAAAAGCATCTGCGCCGTTTTATTTTCGATAATGAAGGCATGGATGTATCGCGTGCGTCAGAGGTTTGCGCCTTCTGTCACGGCGATATCAAAAAAATGACTGTGGCCAACAAGGTCAAGCCGCTGAACATGGGTTTCTGTGTGCGTTGTCATGAGAAAAATGGCGGGCCTTCCGACTGTTGGAAGTGTCATAAGTAA